In Trichocoleus desertorum ATA4-8-CV12, one DNA window encodes the following:
- a CDS encoding DNA starvation/stationary phase protection protein, giving the protein MSETQNLLRSVDQVYDNPILLERSVTVPVCEGLNIALASFQALYLQYQKHHFVVEGAEFYSLHEFFAEGYAAVQGHAHDVGERLDGLGGVPVASFTKLAELCCFTPESDGVFSCRQMVENDLQAEQALIKLLRRQAGQAESLGDRATRYLYEQILLKTEDRAFHLAHFLTHDSLTLAFVQAANSSN; this is encoded by the coding sequence ATGTCTGAAACTCAAAACTTATTACGTTCTGTTGACCAAGTTTACGATAATCCAATTTTGTTGGAACGCAGTGTAACCGTTCCTGTGTGTGAAGGGCTAAACATTGCACTCGCAAGTTTCCAAGCGCTCTATTTGCAGTATCAAAAGCACCATTTTGTGGTTGAAGGTGCAGAATTCTATTCTCTACACGAATTCTTCGCGGAAGGCTACGCAGCTGTGCAAGGCCATGCTCACGACGTGGGCGAACGCTTAGATGGTTTAGGTGGCGTGCCAGTAGCCAGCTTTACGAAGCTCGCAGAACTCTGCTGCTTTACTCCAGAATCTGATGGTGTTTTCTCTTGCCGCCAAATGGTAGAAAACGACCTCCAAGCTGAGCAAGCTCTGATTAAGTTGCTACGCCGCCAAGCAGGACAAGCTGAAAGCCTGGGCGATCGCGCCACTCGCTATCTTTATGAGCAAATTCTACTGAAGACGGAAGATCGAGCGTTTCACTTAGCTCACTTCTTGACTCACGACAGTTTGACGCTGGCTTTTGTTCAAGCAGCCAATTCTAGCAATTAA